The stretch of DNA CCACCATCGGACATCCCTGTTTACAACACAATTTATTAGTATAGATATCACATGTTCCAGCAACAGAATTCTTAACATCTTTGAATGAAGCTAAACAACTAAATCCTTCTTTACATGGACTATTTGATGAACATGGACTATTTGATGAAAGATAACAACTGTAATCACCATAACATATTTCTTTTAAATCTGGTGTTACATCATCTGGAGCATATCCTTTTCCGGTAAGATATTTCAACACTTTATTATTACCAGTACATTTTCTATCTAACCCTTTATCACCTTTATGGCAAACTTGTACATTCATCCCTGCATCCCATGTTCCAACATTGGCATCTTTATTGCCTGACATGGTAAATATAATGTGTTCATTTGACTTACATTGCAAGGCAGGCGTAGCACTTTCACTTGCTGTAACTTGTAAATTTTTAGAATATGTTTCTGCGCAATTATTCTTGCCGTCAGTTACTTCAAGGGTAATTTTATGATCTCCGGTAAGGGAAAAACTGTAATCAAACTTGCATTGAGTGCTGATCTTAGTGCTTCCATCCTTCCATGTACAAGTAACTTTATCATTATTTTTATCGTTCTCATTAGCAGTAAAGCTGATCTTTTTATTGGGTTCAGCAGAACTTGGATTATAGCTTATTGAGCCAGTTGGACAGTCATTTGTTGAAACAAATAATGATTCGCATTTCTTAGTTTGTTCATTGCATTTAAATAATATCACACATCCGCCACAAGCATCTTTTAGCTTTTCACAGGTGTAAGGTTCTTTGTTTTTATTACATACAGAATAAGCAGGTCCACATTGAGGTTGAACTATTCCAGCTGCTTTATCACAACCCTGCGCTCCTTTAGCACAAGCTGCAGCGTTTGCTCCGCTGCCTTTTACTGGTATTTTCTTGTCACACTCAACACAGCGCATATCTAAGCCATTGGGATCTAAATTATAACATAAAAAAGAAGCGCAATCGGTATGTTGTTTGCAGGCTTCTCCATTTGCTTTTCCGGCTCCATAATGAAATATTGAATGATGGCTGTAAACAATAGGAAGAAGAAAGATACCTACTATAAGATAGATAATAATCTTATTCATAATAACCTCTTTTTTACCTTTTAGAGATAAAAGTGTATATAAATGTTTTGGGGAAATTACTTTATAACAAGCATTCAAGTTTCTTGACTTCTTCAATATCAACATCATATCTCTTTTCAATAAACACTCCTTTAAAACTATCGATAAATTCCTTCTTTTTTAATAGATTAAGAAGCGTCATTATATGTTTCTTAATATTATCTTTGTTACCTCTCCAGATTATTTTGTTAATCATTTTTATATCAAGATGTTGAGCAATCGCTACAATATCTCGATAATCAGTCAATCTTCCTGCATGGAGTTTTAATATGATCAACAGTTCTCTATTAGGAACGCACACTTCAGCTTCCTGTTCAATACCAATAATTTTTCTTTTCCGACAATGTTGAAAAAGTTCATCAAAACTAAATGAGCCATGAGTAGTTCTTGAACCAACACCATCAATAAGCAAGTCAACACTTACCGGTAATTCACCTTTAGTTTCATATCTGATAAATTCAGAGGCATATACATGATCTAAATCTTTCGCAATGGTTTTTACAAACTGATTTCTTTTAAGAATAGTTTCAAATAATTCTTTGTCTTCGTTCTTAATAACAAGATCAATATCTACTGAAAATCTATGTTTATAAGCGCTTACAGCATAGCCACCAACAACTATGAATAATAAATTCTGTTCATTGCATGCATGAAGTATGGCAAAAATAGCATTCTCCCGTTTTACAAATTGTTCAAGCATTAGTAATGACCTCTTTGTATTTTATCCCTAATCTTTTTTGATGCATTTCTTGAATCATTTCTAATGCTGGTTGAAAATTATATTGATTTTCTTTCATGAACTGTATGGTTTCTGATAAGCTATCAACGGGAATTCCTTCATAAAACTCTTTTTTCAACGAATCATCATAATCAACAACATAAAAAATACCTTTTTTTTTGCGGGTTGATAAACCTAATTTTTTACAGTACCATTCAAATAACAATCTTTCTTTAGCATCCACTTTAATAAAGATAGGGTAATAATGCTTATAACGGCCAATGTTATACCCCCCTTTAGTCCATACAAAAACTGCATCACTCTTGGTAAAACAATAAGAAATTCCGAATAATGATAATACTTCATAGTGAAATTGAATCTTTTTTGATAAAACACTTTGTATAAATTCATTGAATTTGATATAGACTTGACTCCTTTCTTGTAAATAAACGTTCATTCTGGTCAATTTTACCATGTCCGCTTCTTCTAAGGCTTTTATCCATTTATACGTCCAACCGTAACTTAATCCTATTCGTTTAGAGATAGCATTAATAGAATCTCGAGGCTTAATACTTACAATTATCTTCACAATATAAGGATTAATCATATTTATTTCCATAGTTATCATTATAATGATAAGTTATATTTAAATGTTTTGGGAGGTTGTAGGTAATAAGTAAAAACCAGTTTGAGGTTGATTTTTAGGGATCTCTACTAGATCTATATCACTTTTTCAAATATGAGTTTAGAAGACTTTTTTAGTTTTTCAATTTTAGCAAAGTCTAGTTCAACCCCTAATCCAGATTTATCCGTAGATTTTCTAACACCATTCTCAAAGGTTGGCCTATATTTGTAAATATCTGGCATTTGTAAATCGTAATCCAGATCAGTTAAAATAACATTTTTTGTTGATTGTGCAAAATGGATTCCAGCAGCTATTCCGATTGCAGATTCAAACATACAGCCAACCATTACTTTCAACCCATGTTTTTCGCATTCTTTCGCTATAACTTTAGCCGGCCATATTCCTCCTGTTTTTTGGAGTTTGATGTTTATTCCATTTGCACATTGTTTTTTTATGATTGTTTTAACATCTTCAAGATTTACAGCTGATTCATCAGCAAATATTGGAATATCAACATTGTCAGTAACTTCTTTCATTAAATCCCATTGTTTTGCAGGTACTGGTTCTTCAATAAGTATGATGTCTTGGAGAATGTCTTTAAGCTGATTTAGTATCCTTATAGCTTCTTCACTTGTTTTGTACGCTTGGTTACAATCAAGAACATAAGAAATTTTTCTTTTCATTTGGTCAACTTTTTCTTTTATTAGCTGACATCTCTCAATATCATCCTTTCCCATAAGTTTTATTTTAATGACTTTAAGATGAGGATAAGCTCTAAGAATTTTTTCCACATCTAATTGAGTTTCTTTTGGATTTTTGCCAAAGACAGTTATACCATTTAGAGGAGCGTTTACTTTTTTGGAATATAGATTGGAGATTTTAGAATTTTCTTGCTTTCCCCATAAATCGTGAAGAGCGAAGTCAATAGCCGCTCGAGCAGTTGGCGAACCTGCTGGCAACTTCTTATGAGTTTCTTGAATTGTCTTCAGATTTATCTTTTCTGGAAGCAGGGAAGCATTTTCTTGTAGATACTTAAAAACCGATTCTTGGGTGTCCTTTGTAATAAATGGATCAGGAACAGCTTCGCCATAACCAATTAAATTATCTTGTTTAATCAAAAGTAAGTCACCACCATTATGGTGAAATGTTTTCCATGCTATCCTAACTGGCTCTTCAAATTTGAAGTTTAATGTATATGCTTCTATCATTTGATCATAAACTCCATTTTGTAATTTTTTAACATTTTTACTGTTAAAGTATGATTTGGCTTTTCTCCAGATAAATTGTTAATTGTCTGTAATGACACATCAATTGTTTTGGAAAAATTGAGTTTAGAAAATTGTTCAATATATTTTTTATCCAATCCTCCCTCTAAGAAAACTTGAGAACCAGATTTAAGTATACCATCTTCATTGAATGCTATAAAAACGCCCAGATCCAATAGGTTAGTTGCTCTTTTTCGTAAAATCTCACTTTTTTCATTTTCTCCAATCTGTTCAAAAATCAAACAAAGCTTATCTCTAAATTCCTTTAGATATTCAACTTGGTTTAATCCACCTAATACATCAATGCCAGCTAATGCCCAAATATTATAAAATGTAATGAAAAGAGTTTCATTTAGGTTTTTCTTCTCCACTTCTTTGATAATATCATTGACCTCAACACAGTACTTTTTAGTGCCAAAATGCGGACAATTTTTATCAAGGCAATTTCCCTCAAGATAAATTAATGCTCCATTCTCTCTTTTTTCTAATGGAAATTCAATCCCACATTTGCACGAACCATAATAAAAGTAGGTTGAAGATAAGACGCCATAGGAATCTTTGAAGTGTTTCTCAAGAAGATTCCGTAATTTCTTATTGGCTAATAGATTTTCTCTTTTGACTTCTAAATCCTCAAGAGGTAAAATTGTAAGTGGAGTGGTCTTAAAATCATTGAAAAGATGAGGCCAAAGTTGACCACTAAACCAGTTGCATTGTTCATTAAAAGTTTCTCCTCTTTCGACCATTTGTTTTGCATATTTGATAAATAACGATACCTTATCTTGATTGACGAATTTAAACATGGGTGCATTTTTTTGTAATTTGTAAAAAGTGCGTAAGAAACTTTCCATCTCTTGTTCTGTAATCTTCTCTGCTTTGTTGAGTGTTATTTTGCTGCGTCCTCTTAAAGTGTACCGAGAAAGTTTTATGTTTTTCTCACCCATACATGAAAGATCAACTGAACCTGGTCTTGTTGAGTTTTTGAATGTAATACGGCTGCATGGAGTAGAAATAACACTTTCATTTCCATTAAGAAGATTGGGAAGATTAACAAGGATGTTTTCTCCAAGACCAAATGATTCTTCCCATTGTAAAAAAGCCATGTGAGAACCAGTGGAAATTCTATGGACATTCTTCTGTTTAAAATTCTTGCAGAATACTTTGTATGCTTCTAGGTCAAGAGGCAAGAATTCTCTTTCTTTTAAGAGATGCTCATTAACATATTCAAGCAAAGTTTTATTCTTGAATTCCTCTTTCAGTTTCATTAATTCTGGAAATTTGTCCATAGTATGGAGTCTATAAAATTATAAGATTATTGAGAACTTTGCAAAATTATGGTTACTGCCGATTTTGTGAGCATTTTCGAAATGTATATCCGGCAATTTTCGAGGTTCCAGAGAGAAAATTGCTTTGTTAAAGATATATCTCCATGCGAACTGGCAGTAACCCGAGCTTTGCGAGTATTTTGCAAAGTTCTCTATTCCAATAACCATTTGAATACGGGCAATACTTTTATTTTCTTTTTCTTTCTCGTTATTTCTTCTGTTTGTTCATAAGTTAAAATAACACCTTCTTTAAGTTTAAAACTATCCATCACTTCAAGAAGCCCAGTTATTTCTCTTTCTTTGTTTTCTTCATGCAGTTCATAGCAAACTTGGATTGCTTCTGTAATTTTCACCCCCTCTTTTATTATAAAATCACATTCTTTTTTAGATGAATAGTAATACATTTCTTTTTTTCTTCGTTTTAATTCTATAAATACAAGATTTTCAAGAAGTCTCCCAAGGTCATTGGATATTCTAAACCCTAAATTGACTGCTAATCCATTATCAATAAGATAAACTTTTTTATTTGCATACATCTGCTTTTTTAACGCATAATCAAATTTTCTTGTCAAAAAAATGAGAAAGCAGTTTTCAAAGTAATTAAAATAATCCTTTACTGTAGTAGAACTTCCTAAATGTAATGTATTTTTTATGGAGTTAAAACTAATTTCCTTTGAAATATTGTTGGCTATTAAATACGTTAGTTCTTTCAACACATTCTCATAAGATAAATTATATCTTACAATTATATCTCTATAAAGAATGCTATCATATAATGTTTTAAGATATTCAATATCGTTAGTTTTTAGATATTCTGGTAGTCCGCCTTTAATAAGATATTCTTCAAAATATTTTATTAATCTAATCTTTTTTTTAGTTATATACATATCATTTTTCTCTGCTATCACTCCTTTAAATCCTAGAAATTCTTTAAAAGAAAAA from Candidatus Woesearchaeota archaeon encodes:
- a CDS encoding nucleotidyl transferase AbiEii/AbiGii toxin family protein, translated to MLEQFVKRENAIFAILHACNEQNLLFIVVGGYAVSAYKHRFSVDIDLVIKNEDKELFETILKRNQFVKTIAKDLDHVYASEFIRYETKGELPVSVDLLIDGVGSRTTHGSFSFDELFQHCRKRKIIGIEQEAEVCVPNRELLIILKLHAGRLTDYRDIVAIAQHLDIKMINKIIWRGNKDNIKKHIMTLLNLLKKKEFIDSFKGVFIEKRYDVDIEEVKKLECLL
- a CDS encoding dipeptide epimerase; translation: MIEAYTLNFKFEEPVRIAWKTFHHNGGDLLLIKQDNLIGYGEAVPDPFITKDTQESVFKYLQENASLLPEKINLKTIQETHKKLPAGSPTARAAIDFALHDLWGKQENSKISNLYSKKVNAPLNGITVFGKNPKETQLDVEKILRAYPHLKVIKIKLMGKDDIERCQLIKEKVDQMKRKISYVLDCNQAYKTSEEAIRILNQLKDILQDIILIEEPVPAKQWDLMKEVTDNVDIPIFADESAVNLEDVKTIIKKQCANGINIKLQKTGGIWPAKVIAKECEKHGLKVMVGCMFESAIGIAAGIHFAQSTKNVILTDLDYDLQMPDIYKYRPTFENGVRKSTDKSGLGVELDFAKIEKLKKSSKLIFEKVI
- a CDS encoding PKD domain-containing protein, which gives rise to MNKIIIYLIVGIFLLPIVYSHHSIFHYGAGKANGEACKQHTDCASFLCYNLDPNGLDMRCVECDKKIPVKGSGANAAACAKGAQGCDKAAGIVQPQCGPAYSVCNKNKEPYTCEKLKDACGGCVILFKCNEQTKKCESLFVSTNDCPTGSISYNPSSAEPNKKISFTANENDKNNDKVTCTWKDGSTKISTQCKFDYSFSLTGDHKITLEVTDGKNNCAETYSKNLQVTASESATPALQCKSNEHIIFTMSGNKDANVGTWDAGMNVQVCHKGDKGLDRKCTGNNKVLKYLTGKGYAPDDVTPDLKEICYGDYSCYLSSNSPCSSNSPCKEGFSCLASFKDVKNSVAGTCDIYTNKLCCKQGCPMVEMKCPKFIKDQDKKLKQNTLCKSDGKTAPGTCQPGCAFNGQFYGEGKTAIIDGKELVCDNGAWCPTGFKYDGKADACEPSTESCFLPVKCPLDTPTEEKKDLKWFTNNKCVIPDSDEKKNQACCFTKIGTTKYYAYNILPDKEEISFY
- a CDS encoding ATP-binding protein; amino-acid sequence: MNKTELKEIIISQQKSKHDSTLVERDIFKKIGFYIKTPFVIVISGIRRVGKSTLLYQIQEKYPGYYLNFDDERLVNFKLEDCQVLYEVFIELFGEKNFFYFDEIQNIKGWERFVRRLHDEQKKVFVTGSNASMLSKELGTHLTGRYIEINLYPFSFKEFLGFKGVIAEKNDMYITKKKIRLIKYFEEYLIKGGLPEYLKTNDIEYLKTLYDSILYRDIIVRYNLSYENVLKELTYLIANNISKEISFNSIKNTLHLGSSTTVKDYFNYFENCFLIFLTRKFDYALKKQMYANKKVYLIDNGLAVNLGFRISNDLGRLLENLVFIELKRRKKEMYYYSSKKECDFIIKEGVKITEAIQVCYELHEENKEREITGLLEVMDSFKLKEGVILTYEQTEEITRKKKKIKVLPVFKWLLE